In Haematobia irritans isolate KBUSLIRL chromosome 1, ASM5000362v1, whole genome shotgun sequence, a genomic segment contains:
- the LOC142219408 gene encoding putative cytochrome P450 6a17 — MDSIVIFVILIVTIVLLICAKYTQRLSVWKHQGVESVNFWQLYKRSKTLTFGMNIGEEYQQMFTERKPFRVIELLFTSVLVVQDPQAIKDIMIKNFEHFPDRGFYVNQHEALSHNLLRIDYALWKPLRQKLSPTFSPGKLRKMFPTLEKVAKQLVTVLGDKCQADGNEAIDIYDLCACFITDVIGILIFGITCNSLQDPNAEVRRQCDRALTDNLNPFLDMVGVKFPKLLQFFNVYAYSKETNEFYKRLFMDNMEYREKNNVHHNDLMDLLIDIKNTIPQNAKEFQYTRTLDQLASQLAIFFIAGFDTTSGTLSCALYELAKNFEMQDKARKEILQTMVKYKGHITYDSLKDMKFIKAVLQETLRKYSIAPVTIRICRHPCKITTSCGSSLDIETGNIFLLPLYGIHHNPDLFPDPDKFSPERYTNQLGKENGGINDFNNILAFGAGPKICIGEHFARLQITYGLSMLLSEFEFSACPETPKELKFDIRKKHILSVSDGIRLKVDKLIKRDH; from the exons atggaTTCCATTGTAATATTTGTGATTTTAATCGTTACTATTGTTTTATTAATCTGTGCAAAATATACACAAAGACTAAGCGTTTGGAAACATCAAGGAGTAGAAAGtgtaaatttttggcaactgTATAAACGTTCGAAGACTTTAACTTTCGGTATGAACATAGGCGAAGAGTATCAACAGATGTTCACCGAACGAAAACCATTCAGGGTGATCGAATTACTTTTCACATCGGTACTAGTGGTTCAAGATCCACAAGCCATCAAGGATataatgataaaaaattttgaacattttccgGATCGTGGATTTTATGTCAATCAACATGAAGCTTTGAGCCATAACTTATTGAGGATTGATTATGCCTTATGGAAACCTTTGCGCCAGAAATTATCGCCAACATTTTCCCCCGGTAAACTTCGTAAAATGTTTCCCACACTGGAAAAGGTCGCTAAGCAATTGGTAACAGTCCTAGGTGATAAATGTCAAGCTGATGGTAATGAAGCTATAGACATATATGACTTATGTGCCTGCTTCATTACCGATGttattggtattttgatctttGGTATTACATGTAATAGTCTACAGGATCCAAATGCCGAAGTTCGTAGACAATGTGATCGAGCTCTAACCGATAATCTTAATCCATTTTTGGATATGGTTGGTGTGAAGTTTCCCAAACTCTTGCAATTCTTTAATGTTTATGCATATAGCAAAGAGACTAATGAATTTTATAAGCGTCTCTTCATGGATAATATGGAATATCGTGAGAAGAATAATGTGCACCATAATGATTTGATGGATTTGCTAATTGATATCAAgaatacaataccacaaaatgcCAAAGAATTTCAATATACTCGTACCTTAGATCAATTGGCAAGCCAATTGGCTATATTTTTCATAGCGGGCTTTGATACGACTTCTGGTACCTTGTCTTGTGCTTTGTACgaattagcaaaaaattttgaaatgcaaGACAAGGCTCGTAAAGAAATTCTCCAGACCATGGTCAAATATAAAGGACACATAACCTATGACAGTTTAAAGGATATGAAATTTATCAAGGCAGTGTTACAAG AAACTTTACGCAAATATTCAATAGCACCAGTGACAATACGAATTTGTCGCCATCCCTGCAAAATAACTACTTCGTGTGGCTCTTCTTTGGACATAGAAACTGGTAATATATTCTTGTTACCGCTCTATGGGATACATCACAATCCCGATTTGTTTCCTGACCCAGATAAATTTTCACCAGAACGTTATACTAACCAACTGGGAAAAGAGAATGGAGGCATCAatgattttaacaacattttggcaTTTGGAGCAGGCCCCAAAATATGTATTGGAGAACATTTTGCTAGGTTACAAATTACCTATGGTTTATCAATGCTACTTTCGGAGTTTGAGTTTTCTGCCTGTCCAGAGACTcctaaagaattgaaatttgatataagGAAAAAGCATATACTTTCTGTAAGCGATGGTATTCGACTGAAGGTAGATAAGCTGATAAAAAGGGATCATTAA
- the LOC142222422 gene encoding pre-mRNA-processing factor 17 — MLGLQNYGSSSEGEHSDSEESKDNNTKTNETPDYLKPIDPKLSVAKTLAVCAAPEVVPMGTVAVQRTIDPTLKEITYNPKYEELYAPVKGPENPDQTQQMKAPRNTLAGYVEKAHINAFEFENQRRTFHTYGYALDPTVDEVADGKSFVGDLQSAYDDDGKTVFEAPKPKKKRKQEKNDNPQDIEGFLGPWGKYENEESVAKPNEQEKAELEEILAKRHRRNRIPEDKPLEEKSILHIKDAYDYQGRSYLHAPHDLDVNLRTNAPPSKCYLPKAHIHTWTGHTKGISAIRWFPKTAHLLLSGSMDCRVKLWEVYGERRCIRTFNGHRQAIKDVAWNNRGTQFLSASYDRYIKLWDAETGDVVSRFTARKMPFCVKFHPDNSKQHLFVAGTSDKKIICWDTRSGDIVQEYDRHLGAVNTITFVDENRRFVTTSDDKSMRIWEWDIPVDMKYIADPTMHSMPAVTLAPNGKWLACQSLDNKIVIFSALNRFKMNRKKSFSGHMVSGYACQLDFSPDMSYLVSGDGDGKCYIWDWKTSKMYKKWQAHEGVCISTLWHPHEASKVVTAGWDGLIKFWD; from the exons ATGTTAGGACTACAGAATTATGGAAGTTCGTCCGAGGGAGAACATTCCGATAGTgaagaatcaaaagacaataatactaaaacaaatgaaacacCAGACTACCTAAAGCCCATTGATCCAAAATTATCGGTGGCAAAGACACTGGCCGTGTGTGCAGCTCCTGAGGTTGTTCCAATGGGTACAGTGGCCGTGCAACGAACAATAGACCCCACACTTAAAGAAATCACATATAATCCCAAATACGAGGAGTTATATGCACCAGTTAAGGGACCAGAGAATCCTGACCAAACACAACAAATGAAAGCTCCGCGTAATACATTAGCTGGATATGTAGAAAAGGCCCATATCAATGCattcgaatttgaaaatcaAAGGAGAACGTTCCACACATATGGGTATGCATTAGATCCCACAGTGGATGAAGTGGCCGATGGAAAATCCTTTGTGGGAGATTTACAGTCGGCCTACGATGACGATGGTAAAACGGTGTTcgaagctccaaaaccaaagaagaaacgaaaacaagaaaaaaatgacAACCCTCAAGATATAGAAGGATTTCTTGGACCCTGGGGTAAATATGAGAATGAAGAGAGTGTGGCCAAGCCCAATGAGCAAGAAAAGGCCGAATTGGAAGAAATTCTGGCAAAGAGACACAGACGTAATCGCATACCCGAAGACAAGCCATTGGAAGAGAAATCCATATTGCACA TAAAAGACGCCTATGATTATCAAGGACGTTCATATCTACATGCCCCTCATGATCTGGATGTAAATCTCCGAACAAATGCTCCACCTTCAAAATGCTACCTTCCCAAAGCACATATACACACATGGACGGGTCATACCAAAGGTATTTCAGCCATACGTTGGTTTCCTAAAACAGCACATTTACTTTTATCCGGCTCCATGGATTGTCGAGTTAAACTTTGGGAAGTTTATGGTGAACGTCGATGCATACGAACATTTAATGGTCATCGTCAGGCGATTAAAGATGTTGCCTGGAACAATCGAGGAACACAATTTCTATCAGCTTCATATGATCGTTACATTAAACTATGGGATGCTGAAACGGGTGATGTTGTTTCACGTTTTACAGCGAGAAAAATGCCATTCTGTGTAAAATTCCATCCGGATAATTCGAAACAGCATCTGTTTGTGGCTGGAACATCAGATAAAAAGATTATTTGT TGGGACACACGAAGCGGTGATATTGTTCAGGAATATGATCGACATTTGGGTGCTGTTAACACTATTACCTTTGTGGACGAAAACCGTCGTTTTGTTACTACCTCCGATGACAAATCAATGCGTATCTGGGAGTGGGATATTCCTGTGGATATGAAATATATTGCCGATCCAACTATGCATTCCATGCCAGCCGTTACCCTAGCACCAAATGGAAAATGGTTAGCTTGTCAAAGTTTGGATAATAAGATTGTCATCTTCTCGGCCTTGAATCGTTTCAAAATGAATCGCAAGAAATCTTTTAGTGGCCATATGGTATCTGGTTATGCTTGTCAACTTGATTTCTCTCCAGACATGAGTTATTTAGTTTCTGGAGATGGTGATGGTAAATGTTATATATGGGATTGGAAAACATCGAAAATGTATAAGAAATGGCAAGCACATGAAGGAGTGTGCATCAGTACTTTATGGCATCCGCATGAGGCGAGTAAAGTTGTCACGGCCGGCTGGGAtggattaattaaattttgggatTAA